Below is a genomic region from Argiope bruennichi chromosome 3, qqArgBrue1.1, whole genome shotgun sequence.
tgaaacattaattttctgcccttaaaatattatgcaaaagatTAGTCATTTTTTAGCTTGTTAAACTAAGaatacagaaaacattttttaaattccttttgctATTATATATGATAGAGAAAATGAGTTTAATTATATGAATGTGCTTTTAATTACTGTAAGTGCAAATTAAACATATGCTTATACTATTCCAAGATATTTCTACTTTGGTGTTAATCACtaaagaaaagaagtttttaaatcttaattttaacattgacaaAAGTATTCAGTTAAATGCTACAatggataaatttgaattttagagctATAGATACTCTTGACTGCCATATTTGGTGTTTTGTTCGATTAATGTAATTATGGGAATAAACCAAACACTGGATTTCCTACTTTATTAAAAGGATCACAAGGTAAGTTGTAGTGAATAGTAGTTGATCTTAGTTAAGAGGTAAGTTGTAGTTGATCATGGTTAAGCCTACTTTTGAGCTGGATTAcactttctatattatatatatctttgtttGATGcccatttctttttaatgttttctctgACTGGATGTATTACTTTGTAGAAATGGATAACCCgaatatttctaacaatattttgttgaataaggACAATtgtaaaagcatatttatttacatttgatttcaagtaataagaataatttctgtGCCCGTGCCATGTatgttagtaatatatatatatacagagagagagaagaGATTTAAATAACTCACCTGATAAAATTATGGGATCAATTTCATTGTATTCTCTCAATACCCAAACAATAAGTCTAGCTAAGTCATTGGAATATATGAATTGTCGAAGCGGTTTTCCAGATCCCCATATGGTAAGAGGAGTTCCATTTTCTacaatattgattataaaataaaaatctaatatacaAGATTGAAACAAtcgttttatattatttcataagattCCTTAAacagaaaatgcttccaaaaattgaaattgaatgcaaAACTTAAGGCATATGTTCATGTTTTAttgtttgtaattaaatatcACTTTTGTAATGAAATACTTACTTTTAGCCTCATAAGTTTTATGAATCAATCCAGGAAGTACATGGCCATCTTCCAAATTAAAGTTATCAAATGGTCCAAAGACATTGGTAGGAATAACTGACGTGAAATTACAGCCATGCTGTGCATGATATGCACGATTCTGAATATCAATTAGTCTTTTAGCATATGaatatccaaaatttgattcatgAGGAGGTCCATTATGAATCTAGAAAatacataattcattaaaaataataaaatataaaaaaatataatttaagataataaaaaaatgcataccaTAGTCTCATTAATTGGATAAGTAGTTTTATCTGGAAAGATGCAAGTTGATAGACATGATACAACCTTCTGAACACCATGCTTGTAACTGCATTGCAAAACATTGTCATTTATGTGAATATTGTTCCGCTacataaaaataacaagaaaaatataaacaatgaatCAAAACTATTAAAGATTTACTctgtaataaaatctttataatgacaattttcagaatattacaaaattcaagatttttttaaatatttttattatatttacaactgtaagaacacagatgaaaaaaattaaaataatttctaagcaACAAATGAAAGCAGAAGCCCCAATACAATAGCACATTATATCAGTATGAAATAACAGttcaattccgaaaaaaaaagaaagaaatagtaatatttataaagaaaaatatattaagaaccCAAGCAACTTGTATGTGCAAAAATGAAAGTTGATATACATGACCAATTATATATAACTAAAGTTATAAACAGTAATATATAACCCACTTAGTGCCAGAGACATGTTTTTCCCACAAATCAAGATGggcgaaatatttttatttcattcccttcaactgttttcaaaacattttcaatcaatttttatcaCTGAAGGCAGAAATATATCCACTAATGACTTCTTTGATAGTGACAGATTAGAAAGATTTACAGATTTTCCAGAGAGAACTAAATAGCTCTGACAAATGAATCTTATGAACCTTATCAATACTATAGTCTTATCTTTCACAGAACTATTTTACTTAAACCACAAAGAAGCATGATAAGTACATTCCATAGAAGTAGAAGAGAACATAATGGAAGATGAAGCTAGATTACATCATTTCATAATTGCAAAGATTTAGTaataatttggattaaaaattcaagttaataggcaaagttaaaattattaacagtttagataataaattcattcaaatgcaTAAAGTCAAAATggattataacaattttattattgaatatagttatgaatgttaaaagattttctcatacacataaacatttttatacattaattaaaacaaatgtttcagaagtgtttataaaaaaattctaatattagtagtttttagaaattttaatcaattgtttCTTAAAGAatcatggtattttttttaatattagtcagTGTACCGATTCCTTTCCTAAATAGTTTATCTAAACaaacctattattaaaataataataggtttTGTTTAACATATACATTAATACATGAaagatttgcagatttttttataccgccttacagaaatgaaattctttcttatatcttaataaaaatccctttattttaaatttagaagcaaTTTTATACTAATGATAAAAAcctaaaatgttaatttgattaactatgtatttaaattaactaaagaatgcaaataataattaaccATTTACAAGAAATGATACAGTAAGTTATTAGTTTTCAAATCTTGTTTTCAGACATATCATTAATTGTTAAGCATTCAACTTACCAGGAAATCTAAATTGTACTTTAGATTTCTAAACAAACCTCCAACCATAGCAGCTAAGTGAATAACATGTGTTggcttatatttttcaaataagatttcaGTTTGCTGAGTATCACTGAAAAAGAacacaaaagaatttgaaaattatatttcaaaagattctaagatcaataaatttcttatattacagaaaagttcaagagaaataatattacaaaagggTTTTGTAAACTAAAGCATTGAATCAAAATGGGGACAATTATTAGCATCGGGATTATAAAAACATAGAAAACATTCgaatggaaattttcaaaatcatggaGCTTTAAAGATTCGACTAAAGAGTATCATACAAATGTTAAACTACAATTATTTGCGAGTTCTTATCTAAAACACACCATTCTATGAAACAAGTTCTTTAAAAACCCAAAACAACTGAAAATAGAAGCAAAAGAGGACAAACATTTCCCTCCCAGTATTTGTAAGCAAATGttcatgtttaataaaagttaaatttgatgcaaaaacataattttacattttatagagTATGCAGGCACCGTTTTAAAATCCTTGttgcattgtaaaaatttaatcatttttgaaatcaattttttatatttttttattaatattagataattcattgtattaattttggaattgtatttatttgtaattaatttattaattttagataactcattgtaaatatttaatatattatttattaaaattgaaaggaatttttaatttatttgagcaTAAAGCAATTTATGTCCAAAGTGATTGctggaatttatttattagtattggaaaagggaaaaaattcagtgttgaaaacttattaaatatatgtaaatatacaaaaagaaagttatttccagaaaaaaatacacccatattttttttttaaatatttcaaaattaagaaacaggACAAAGAATAGTTACTTggataaaatattctcttattatgTCTTATACTTTATCCAAATATATATTCTCTTATTAGTTCAGGTAAACTATTTACAAATACACTAAATATACTGCTAAAATTGACCAAATCAAAACCATCTCCTTTCCCTACTAAATGCCTTTTTTATGTATACCTCTATtgtctattatttaatataaatgcaataaagaaaacaaatgaattttaattaagtaacatCAAATCCTGTGTTTACTAatcaaatgaaacttttaatggcattatttttaaaaatgcattttctgactTACGCAGTACattaaagatataatatatatgccagtcttcaaatattaatttgtttttaagtgATCTTATCTTcaaagcagattttttaaaataggaataattatattattgtacttataattaagatttgaactttcaaaaatattttataccactTGAAAcacaataaatcaatataaaaaatatcactataaaaaaacattgccttttatatttgattcataaataaagaatatttaaaccaTTGTATTCATAATCAAGACTGTTTCAAGGACaggaaaaaattatacataatgaaAGATAGCTTATACCATTATAAAGACAGCTTTCTAGATGTGTAAATCAgcacttttttttacatattttccagtgtttgttttaataaaacaaatattggaaaaatacataaaaagaaatgttaaagtaatgttaatataaatttctaacaaagtaaatgaatttgcaatttagaaagaatttgaaatgttgAGTTTATCATCTTTATCacttgaatttaaattgaattcttcatTATCATCAAGTAATAtccttattaatttctttttgagttaAGATTTTCTGATATCCAGGCATTTTAACAAGGAAGTTTAGCAATTAGTGTGCAAAAAGCAGCTCCCCACCACTTACAGTTGACAGTAATAAAAAATGGCAGTGGAAGGAAAATCAACCACTGttagaaaaataagttttctttgtACTATTTGCTGACTCTCTTGACAAAAACGATGAAAGTAAACATTTGACATTTCCTTAGTATTTTGTAGTTTGTATAAAAGATCATCTGAGTGCATTGTGATAGTCAAAAAGATTTTAGTAAGTCATTAATTAAATTCACATGtcaatattccaaataaaatgaaataccttttctttaaatataaaagtttagaaaagagaaaatttataattaaaaatgttttttaacgaaatattttaaatttggctaaaaaattacataattttactaacaataaaatattttatcaactaCTATGGTTATTTTCCGATGAATAAATACCAAGATCACTTTCTTAGTTCTAAACACATAATTacgaataaaattagaaatttaaaataatgatggaATTCACTAAGCTGGCTGTTTCATAGAAgcagttttgaaatttgttaaattagttataatagtaataaataatccAGCTTTAGtaacaatgtaaaaattataatatttgattatttattaaataataaatatacttctatctcaaataaatatccacttattttttttaaataaaaagtaatagtcAATAACAGACTTTAATTTAAGagagaaaattataaatcaaatctaaatagttttctaatatttaaaaaaaatttctttccatatattaaactatttaattatttttaagggacacattaaaattaaaataagaaatatttgaatttcacaaTGCCATATCAAAATACaatatcaaacaaattttgtttgtaaaataaaaatgacagaaaattctaaattgaaataaaattttaaagtttattattctCTTACGTTAGATCGGCAtctttagaagataaaaataccCAGTTTTCATCTGTTAAGGTGTTGGTTTTAACAACATTTTCGATAGCTTTTCCAACAAGACCAGTACCACCTGTTACTAAAATGGTTTTCGAAGTCATTGtatcaaactgaaataaaagaattcaaaaagcaTATTTAAGCTAAAGTTATCTTAGTCACTAAATGTCAAAtgattttctaattcattaaaataaaatacctttaaCTTTATCTTGGTTTGGATCTTTAAAAGTATGTAATACTTTAATTTGTAAGTTCAGGACTTTCGAGAAAATGTTTCGTAACTAAGTGATGAAACAACGAAGGAATTCGAAAGGCAtctcaaaaatatcaatttaaattcagAACTAGTTCAAAATCACATGGACAATATAGCAGACGCAAAGGCTAGAAAGATGTTgccaaatatctttaaaaaatatataaacaaaaagcatctataaaataaatctttttaaaaatcacagtttgtttttaatccttttcaaaaatatattccatagAAGGAAATCGTTTAATGCTATATTTCTggaataacataattaaatatttttttatacaatccaaagaaagagagagagaaaatgtaTGACACGGAAGGAGACTATCTTACGATAGTCGCTTGTTGAGAACCGGTAACTTCAACTTCAACTTGTACTTTTCTTTCCAATTATCCGATTTTAGTTTAGAGTTAGAACTAGTCGTGTTGTGGCTGAGCGACGCACGCTGTGTTTGGTAACTGCGTTTAGAGATATAATCTATTACATTTGAGAATTAGCTGGAATTAATTGCATTATGTCTACAGATGAAAAGTGCAGTTTACCTGCTCATGACTCTAAAGGAATTGTGTGGTTCATAGGTGTACTTGTTATTTGTTggttattatttaaactattacgATCGCTCTGGCGTGGACTGTATACATGTTTTATTGCTGATTTAATAGGAGCTACTGTTGATTGGAAAAAACTTGGAAGATGGGCCAGTAAGTATGACTAccttaactttattaattaattgatttggcATTTCAAaacatctaataaaattttatttgtcattaccgtaattaaaataacatatcaaaGAAAGTGTTTTTATTAACACTGTAATAACTctataaacatttctattttaataattctccAATTCTCTTTATATTgttatacttaattaaatgaatcagcagtttatttatgaaagataaagACAGTTTTTATGATAGAGAGGTAATGTATCTTtctgtgtaatttaaaaataaagtattgatgTATGACAgtgtaaaattcttaatttttattgatgattttgttatatttttgatgaaaagagACTTCACTTAACATTCATGGATTTGTTTATCTTCTAAATTCTGAGtatcagaatatttttagaatgttgttgtttttttctatcagagataaagaaaatcaaacagtgaattaaaaaataaaatgtttcatagaaATCATGATAAAATGAGTTAACTTTCCTTTTGAACACAGTTGATTGCAAGACTTGGCACTGAATCAAGCTTTGAGTCTCATATGATTGGAATGAACTCATAGGACTCGTGGAAACCTGATTATGTCGCAAATCTGTTCACATGTTGGTCTTGTATGTAGTTGATCTTGTCTATAAGAAGATAGGATCTTAGAACTTCACTGAATAGATAGCTGATTCAGATTGCATTAGCTCAATAAGGCTGAGACATATTCTTCTAGTTCATATAATCTTATCTattcatataatttgattaatatatggttggattttttttctaccCTGTAAAAAATTGGTTCTTAATCTACATAAGTAGGCATAGGGAATgtaggataatttttattttgaacttaatttttgaattaaaatttatataagtcattactatttcatttacattgagcttcttttttttagattcagttttattaattattgacttATTCAAATAGTAAGAATGGTagtataaattgttatataatgCAAGGTTAGTCTTTGAGGACTATTAAATAAACTCCAAATAAATTAAATCCATACACAAAAAAAGTGTgtgttttttgtaaattttgcttttgataaataaataaaattgagttcagctttttttttttaatttataaaatgttttaagtattttattcattgcaaaaaaataaaatctgcaattTATTGGCTTCAAACATTATCTTTGCTCTGAACTactatttttggaacatttttacaaaactaCAGAGTATTTACGTAGtggattttcttttatgaaaaatagattatatatttttaactttttatcatGGATATATTAGAAATTCCATGCAGTAATGAAATTCAATGTGTCTCTGAGATTTTATagtgaaataagaatttttcatgaaaaagtaaattatgtAAAACTAACTTCTATTTCATTTTGAGATCAAGAAAGAACTGGCACTccaatttttattcttcacaaCCAGTGTCAGATTTATGTAAAAGCAATGCAATCTTAACTGAGGATTGCCACTTTCTTGAGGGAAAGCAGTAAATTGGTTTAAAAGCTAAATATCATATATGAAGTGATCAAATGCCATATATACTAAATGTGCTATTTAAATGGATTTATAAAGGGTCGCATTTCTCAAATAGTTTAAGGGGGGGCTCATTTAGATTAAATCTAATACTGAACATAGCTGAATTCAGATAAATGAAACATCTTCAGTATATTGCAAAGACTTGTCAATTTGAATACATATTGTGAGAAATTGTGATCATCATCCTTCCCATTTACAAAAAGAGTTACGTTTGCTGTAATTGCTTCAGGGCAGTAGCGTTTCTGGATGTTTCTCACAGTAGGGGTCTTCGAGAAAGCAGTAAAGTCGTTTTAAGGGAGTATTTTCCTTTCGCCGGCAGTGCCTCAACCCATGGCAGATAAATGAGTGTTCATGTTTATCATGggcatttattttgaagaagttCCTGGGGCATCTTCACTAATTGCTTCCCCACTTCCTCCAGCATTTCTACGGCTTCAGGGCTTTCCCccttttacccccccccccccatcagcAAGAAAACTGGTTCTTGTTTTTCTTTCCTTGTTACTCGCCTCTTCAGAGCAATACCTGTCCTTTCCAGTGCATATCTAAAAGATCAGAGTGCTTTAAAGAAAATGTCGAAATCTAAGTCAAGGAGTTTTATTTGTTCTGCAAGCTCCTGATGAGGAAAAAAACGTGTCGAAAGCCTCATTATGAATAGTTATGTTCCGAGGGAACGAGGAAAAGTTAATTGTTTTCATCCTATATTTCTTCCTTGAGCTAATCTGTCTATCCATTGACTTTTCAAAGTGAGTGAATTTCCCGAATGAAATAATACGGTTGCTCAACTTTTAGTACCTGTGATCCTTGAACTTCAAAAAGCCgtcttttcattttcttgtatatggaatacagaaaaagtatagtaaatcgaaaaaaaaatctaaatcgatattttgtcgaatctctacattttagcccttcttgagttcggaaaacacattttgggaGAATGTCCGTCTATTTATgacagataattcaaaaacactttggtATATGGGTTTTACACTCGAATTcgtgaatttctatcaaattgtgagcaaaTTCTGTGTAGAGGAAGTATACTATCTCTCCAACTGTTCGATCATGAattaacataactacaaaacgaagaaagctagatggataaaatttggcacacacatTTAGCATCTACAGCATAGACATCAAATTTTGAGGCAGACCCAACGAGGGTTTGAcctctgtactttcaaaaatatataaatgtgatagctcaaaaaccaaatgaattaaatatattaaatttggtatgagatttttatgactacaagtgtagctttttgcaatttttttttgttccgatTAAATGGTAAAAACGCATCTGAAACACAGATGCGATATTCGGATATTATTAATTGGGTgccagggtttaatcgccaaataactcgttAAGAACGAACACGATAGATTCAACAAAAGTGCTAAACTCGCGATGAAGGTGGATATTTCGTACTGTTGTACGTCTGTAccatgccatgcaaggcgttctctagtataatgctttttttagaaagttttagggagataacgctttttttttttttttggtgtccATTGTAGCaagttaaaatgattaaaaatagaagttGTGAATCTTTTTACTCACAAGAAGTGCACGTGAGTGCTTGAGAAAAATTCATCTTTCTATTTATAGCAGTCAACGTACGATTGATAAATTTGCGATAAGATTCCACCTcggcagtgattttttttttattgttttcaaattcttcttGGAATTGTCTCttttttctactttctcatatactaagtatttgaaaataaattattattgtcaaaaaaattatttgatttcgggattttgacgaattttcatattttagatttcctagagtccgaaaaacacatttttaggcTTAAGTCTATCTTTGTTCTATCTATGAATAtaacaactcaaaaatgctttaaaatagacaaatgaaatttagattgTGGTCTCTACACCAAGTTTGCAGatctctataaaattttgaatgaaatctattgatAAGAAATTTGCCCGATTGTTTTCTGTAATATTATAACTACGAAACATAAAAAAACTAGTTGAATAAAATgtggaacattttagaatttaaggTGTTGAACCATATTAAATCTGTCAGCGGGTTGATGATCTAACGGTCTTTACATTCGCATACATGTAAATGTCATATTCAAACATGCAATATCTCAGAAAAATCAATTGTGGTATTTTGTTACCGAAATTGtagtttgtataaaattttgatttcaatcagtcaAAAAGAGATCCACAATTCAGttctaaaatacaaaatgctttgtgcgggactctgaaaataaaaatctgatatcTCGTAATGCTTACTACCTTGCATaaagtccataatttttttatatatttatttagagggaaaaggtaaaaataatgccatttttaaagaatgtgcgagaaagtttctgggTGACCACTTCTACTGTCTGACTATCCCCTTTCTCCTCTTTCTTTCCTTCATTTACGGTGAATAGATCCTCAATTTCGTGATTGAAGGATTCTCATATTCGAGACCTGATTACACAGATAATTCACTGTTCTTgcgaaatgtatatttaaatacgTCGCCATGAGCCAAACGTCCGCGCATTACTGTTTGTCCGTCAGGAGAACACTTCTTGCCAAATGTCTTCGTTTACGGGATCGTTATTGAAACAGGTTTCGGGGGAGAGCTAGAACAATGTACAATTCCTTTAATCTGTGTGACAGTTAAACCATTTAAGCATTAAACCACTAAGCATCGTTAATATTTCGTCATAT
It encodes:
- the LOC129963301 gene encoding GDP-L-fucose synthase-like, producing MTSKTILVTGGTGLVGKAIENVVKTNTLTDENWVFLSSKDADLTDTQQTEILFEKYKPTHVIHLAAMVGGLFRNLKYNLDFLRNNIHINDNVLQCSYKHGVQKVVSCLSTCIFPDKTTYPINETMIHNGPPHESNFGYSYAKRLIDIQNRAYHAQHGCNFTSVIPTNVFGPFDNFNLEDGHVLPGLIHKTYEAKKNGTPLTIWGSGKPLRQFIYSNDLARLIVWVLREYNEIDPIILSVDEEQEVSIKDAALTVAEAFDFKGEVIFDTTKSDGQYKKTASNEKLRKYKPDFVFTPFKEAVKETVDWFVSNYEIARK